One window from the genome of Pseudonocardia hierapolitana encodes:
- a CDS encoding cystathionine gamma-synthase: protein MRGFSTNAIHAGQDPDPTTGDVITPIHVSSTFAQDGVGGLRSGYEYSRSANPTRTALQECLAALEGGRHAVAFGSGMGASDVLLRVLLKPGDHVVIPHDAYGGTFRLVDKVLTLWGVEYTPVDLGDIAALRAALRPTTRAVWCETPTNPLLGIADIAAVADVARTAGARLVVDNTFASPYLQQPLALGADVVLHSTTKYIGGHSDVVGGALVTSDDELAEAVRFTQNAVGSVPGPFDAWLTLRGAKTLAVRMERHSDNAERIVELLAAHPAVTRVFYPGFAEHPGHEVAAKQMRRFGGMVSFTVAGGREAALRVCAATEIFTLAESLGGVESLIEHPGAMTHASVAGSALEVPDDLVRLSVGIEDVEDLAEDLRQALTAAG from the coding sequence ATGCGCGGCTTCTCGACCAACGCGATCCACGCCGGCCAGGACCCGGACCCCACCACGGGCGACGTGATCACCCCGATCCACGTGTCGTCGACGTTCGCCCAGGACGGCGTCGGCGGCCTGCGGTCCGGCTACGAGTACTCGCGCAGCGCCAACCCCACCCGCACCGCCCTGCAGGAGTGCCTCGCGGCGCTGGAGGGCGGCCGGCACGCCGTCGCGTTCGGCTCCGGGATGGGTGCCTCCGACGTGCTGCTGCGGGTGCTGCTCAAGCCGGGTGACCACGTCGTCATCCCGCACGACGCGTACGGCGGTACGTTCCGGCTGGTCGACAAGGTGCTGACGCTCTGGGGCGTGGAGTACACGCCGGTCGACCTCGGCGACATCGCCGCGCTGCGTGCTGCCCTGCGGCCCACGACCCGTGCCGTGTGGTGCGAGACGCCCACGAACCCGCTGCTCGGGATCGCCGACATCGCAGCGGTCGCCGACGTGGCGCGGACCGCGGGCGCGCGGCTCGTCGTCGACAACACGTTCGCCTCGCCGTACCTGCAGCAGCCGCTCGCCCTCGGCGCCGACGTGGTGCTGCACTCCACCACCAAGTACATCGGCGGGCACTCCGACGTGGTCGGCGGGGCCCTCGTCACCAGCGACGACGAGCTCGCCGAGGCAGTCCGCTTCACCCAGAACGCCGTGGGCTCGGTGCCGGGGCCGTTCGACGCGTGGCTCACGCTCCGGGGCGCCAAGACCCTCGCGGTGCGGATGGAGCGGCACAGCGACAACGCCGAGCGGATCGTCGAGCTGCTGGCCGCCCACCCGGCCGTCACCCGGGTGTTCTACCCCGGCTTCGCCGAGCACCCCGGCCACGAGGTGGCCGCCAAGCAGATGCGTCGCTTCGGCGGGATGGTGTCGTTCACCGTGGCGGGCGGCCGGGAGGCGGCGCTGCGGGTGTGCGCGGCCACCGAGATCTTCACGCTCGCCGAGTCGCTCGGCGGCGTCGAGTCGCTCATCGAGCACCCGGGGGCCATGACGCACGCCTCCGTGGCCGGCTCGGCGCTCGAGGTGCCGGACGACCTCGTGCGCCTCTCCGTGGGCATCGAGGACGTCGAGGACCTGGCCGAGGACCTCAGGCAGGCGTTGACGGCCGCGGGCTGA